One window of the Pseudomonas sihuiensis genome contains the following:
- a CDS encoding LysR family transcriptional regulator → MDRFDAMQAFARVVETGSFTKAAATLHMSKTSVTQLVQQLEARLRVRLLNRTTRKVNVTADGAAYYERVVRLLADVDDAETSLSSASMAPRGRLRVDVPSPFARMLLIPALPGFYARYPEIQLTLGVSDRLIDIIGENVDCVVRGGEITDQSLIARHLGDLQLGIYATRGYLQRAGTPMHPRELEAAGHHTVGFLWSRTGKALPYAMQRGEERIEAHGRPLLTVDDGNAYLAAGLAGLGMLWLPHYMAKPHLASGELVRLFEDWQMKPMPMYLAFPPNRHVSAKLRVFIDWVVALMAEHAPVLSRH, encoded by the coding sequence ATGGATCGTTTCGATGCGATGCAGGCCTTCGCCCGCGTGGTGGAAACCGGCAGTTTCACCAAGGCAGCCGCCACCCTGCACATGAGCAAGACCAGCGTGACCCAGCTCGTTCAGCAACTCGAAGCACGGCTGCGCGTGCGCCTGCTCAACCGCACCACGCGCAAGGTCAACGTCACCGCTGACGGAGCCGCCTACTACGAACGTGTGGTGCGTCTGCTGGCGGATGTCGATGACGCCGAGACCAGCCTGTCCAGCGCATCGATGGCGCCGCGCGGCCGTCTGCGCGTGGACGTGCCCAGCCCCTTCGCGCGCATGCTGCTGATCCCGGCCTTGCCGGGGTTCTATGCGCGCTATCCGGAAATTCAGCTGACCCTGGGCGTGAGCGACCGTCTCATCGACATCATCGGCGAGAACGTCGACTGCGTGGTGCGCGGCGGTGAGATCACCGATCAGTCGCTGATCGCGCGGCATCTCGGCGATCTGCAACTCGGCATCTACGCCACGCGGGGTTATCTACAACGCGCCGGCACGCCGATGCATCCGCGCGAGCTGGAGGCGGCTGGTCATCACACGGTGGGTTTTCTCTGGTCGCGCACCGGCAAGGCCTTGCCCTATGCGATGCAGCGGGGTGAAGAACGCATCGAGGCCCATGGCCGCCCGCTGCTGACGGTCGACGATGGCAACGCCTATCTGGCTGCGGGCCTGGCGGGCCTGGGTATGCTCTGGCTGCCGCACTACATGGCCAAACCACACCTGGCCAGCGGGGAGCTGGTGCGTTTATTCGAGGACTGGCAGATGAAACCGATGCCGATGTACCTGGCCTTCCCGCCGAACCGCCATGTCAGTGCCAAGCTGCGGGTATTCATCGACTGGGTGGTAGCGCTGATGGCCGAGCATGCGCCAGTGTTGTCGCGGCATTGA
- a CDS encoding RidA family protein: protein MTSKRDVVFPADRHDLYELHRYSPAIRSNGFLFVSGQVGSRKDGSPEPDLKEQVRLAFANLNAILAEAGCSFEDVVDTTVFMVDPHAQFETIWEVVADYWGEAPYPTVTAIGVTWLSGFDFEIKVIAKLPQ from the coding sequence ATGACCAGCAAACGTGATGTGGTTTTCCCGGCCGACCGCCATGACCTGTATGAACTTCATCGCTATTCACCGGCGATTCGTTCCAACGGTTTTCTGTTCGTTTCCGGCCAGGTCGGCAGTCGCAAGGACGGCTCGCCCGAGCCCGACCTGAAGGAGCAGGTACGCCTGGCCTTCGCCAACCTCAATGCGATCCTTGCCGAGGCCGGTTGCAGCTTCGAAGACGTGGTCGACACCACCGTGTTCATGGTCGACCCGCACGCGCAGTTCGAGACCATCTGGGAGGTGGTAGCCGACTATTGGGGCGAAGCCCCGTATCCGACAGTGACCGCTATCGGCGTGACCTGGCTGTCCGGCTTCGACTTCGAGATCAAGGTGATCGCCAAACTGCCGCAATAA
- a CDS encoding TetR/AcrR family transcriptional regulator, with translation MLEDASTQQRLLQTTESLIYAGGINATGMDAIVKASGVARKSIYRLYSTKEALIAAALRARDERWMQWFIAGTSAGSPSERLLAVFPLLRSWFSAPDFHGCAFINAAGEVGDPDSEIRAVALLHKQRLLAYLNELTTACGFADPEEMARQFLLLIDGATAVAMVTGQADAADSAGRTAQLLLQTLSPSDGLNPPQA, from the coding sequence ATGCTAGAAGACGCCTCGACCCAACAGCGTTTGCTGCAAACCACTGAAAGCCTGATCTATGCCGGTGGTATCAACGCCACCGGGATGGACGCCATCGTCAAGGCATCAGGGGTGGCGCGCAAAAGCATCTATCGCCTCTATTCGACCAAGGAAGCGCTGATCGCTGCCGCGTTGCGCGCGCGTGATGAGCGCTGGATGCAATGGTTCATCGCCGGCACTTCTGCTGGATCGCCGAGCGAGCGGCTACTGGCCGTGTTCCCACTGCTGCGCAGCTGGTTCTCCGCACCTGATTTCCATGGCTGTGCCTTCATCAATGCGGCAGGGGAGGTCGGTGATCCCGACAGCGAGATCCGCGCCGTCGCGTTGCTGCACAAGCAGCGCTTGCTGGCCTATCTGAACGAGCTGACCACGGCCTGCGGCTTTGCCGATCCCGAGGAGATGGCCAGGCAGTTTCTCCTGCTGATCGATGGCGCAACGGCCGTCGCCATGGTCACCGGCCAGGCCGACGCGGCCGACAGTGCTGGTCGCACCGCGCAACTGCTCCTGCAAACCCTGTCGCCCAGTGATGGGCTAAATCCCCCGCAAGCCTGA